In Panicum virgatum strain AP13 chromosome 4N, P.virgatum_v5, whole genome shotgun sequence, a single window of DNA contains:
- the LOC120669694 gene encoding nuclear pore complex protein NUP62-like isoform X2, which translates to MMDSRRWQSPAAAAAAAEAAEEYTGGAGGPSRRPPRRGMHRASPYGGGPRRWLPSLPVASRIFPTVPRSGAPADNNQEVHRESLDAIRERQSTEPNTNAAVVGPAMHMSNKSNLLLEGDRNPSHGNALADIENIINQRHFTRDETEHLIEIMRSRTPDLSFEEQRAPGSTAKGFETTPFSTPAKLIDPQSSWGTDVLPSSNVLTVGCSPIEIAKAYMEAQTSASVHESQKRKFRALSHGVETENSTSKLFPKVATDSSVRWPGSVVRDYPNYLTPQSNKNSRHGDTYNNSSGQSQLSTPFSVGSKTILEDKLASTSGSMVQSPRGQIDVFGSTTSFFPREGSAAKKNIAFNLQEPDGKGTIESRAASRRALAVDNISRDASVSVHPKSSETAFKILQHLDRTIPSPTLKPLELRQTLAKRNASSVATNRQIKGPDFSIGNGRPSVINESGNLETADAKKVPPSSPSVEESSQKIQSIGANFEVREARTSQQPLVSDLTSTSTAEGSDKSTTKGFTFAFPVPKAPSSLFEPPPTPTLASPPRTLPVTTEDIPKFSFGSSSTTNKLVFSFGSTSASLGADGSVPTLKLGSDKKRELCFDIAGKDAVCF; encoded by the exons ATGATGGATTCGCGCCGTTGGCAGtctccggctgctgctgcggcggccgccgaggccgcggagGAGTATACTGGCGGCGCCGGGGGCCCGTcgaggcggccgccgcgccgcgggatGCACCGCGCGTCGCCCTACGGGGGTGGGCCCCGCCGGTGGCTCCCCAGCCTCCCCGTGGCTTCGAGGATCTTCCCCACCGTGCCTCGCTCCGGCGCGCCCGCTG ACAATAATCAAGAGGTTCATCGTGAATCACTGGATGCAATTCGTGAA AGACAATCCACAGAACCAAACACCAATGCTGCAGTTGTTGGGCCAGCGATGCATATGAGCAATAAATCCAATCTACTTCTGGAAGGTGACAGAAATCCAAGTCATGGCAATGCTCTTGCTGACATTGAAAATATAATCAACCAGAGACATTTTACTAG AGATGAGACAGAGCATCTAATAGAGATCATGCGGTCAAGGACCCCTGATCTTAGTTTCGAAGAGCAGAGAGCTCCAGGATCTACAGCAAAGGGTTTTGAAACCACTCCATTTTCAACACCCGCAAAATTGATTGATCCTCAGTCATCTTGGGGTACTGATGTCCTTCCATCATCAAAT GTGCTTACTGTTGGTTGTTCACCAATTGAAATTGCAAAAGCCTATATGGAAGCACAGACCTCAGCCTCTGTACATGAGTCTCAGAAGCGGAAATTCAGAGCTTTGAGTCATGGAGTTGAGACTGAAAATTCCACATCAAAACTTTTCCCTAAAGTAGCTACTGATTCTTCAGTACGCTGGCCTGGTTCAGTTGTCCGTGATTATCCCAATTATCTTACACCGCAAAGCAATAAA AACAGTAGGCATGGTGACACCTACAATAACTCTTCTGGACAGTCACAACTTTCAACTCCTTTTTCTGTTGGAAGTAAG ACAATACTAGAGGATAAACTGGCATCAACAAGTGGCAGTATGGTGCAATCACCCAGAGGACAGATTGATGTTTTCGGGTCTACTACTTCCTTCTTTCCAAGAGAAGGTTCTGCTGCTAAAAAGAATATTGCATTCAACCTGCAAGAGCCTGATGGCAAAGGCACCATAGAAAGCAGAGCAGCTTCTCGGCGTGCATTGGCTGTAGATAACATCTCCAGAGATGCTTCGGTATCTGTTCATCCAAAGTCAAGCGAAACAGCTTTCAAAATACTTCAGCATCTTGACAGAACTATTCCTTCCCCTACATTAAAGCCATTAGAGCTAAGACAGACTTTAGCAAAGAGAAATGCTTCTTCTGTTGCCACCAATAGACAGATTAAAGGTCCTGATTTCAGTATTGGTAATGGTAGACCGAGTGTCATTAACGAGAGTGGTAATTTGGAGACTGCAGATGCAAAGAAG GTACCTCCAAGCAGCCCCAGTGTGGAAGAGTCAAGTCAAAAAATTCAGAGCATTGGCGCTAACTTTGAGGTTCGTGAAGCACGCACTTCTCAGCAACCTTTGGTATCGGACTTGACATCCACCTCAACTGCTGAGGGCTCGGATAAAAGTACTACCAAAGGTTTCACCTTCGCATTCCCTGTTCCTAAAGCCCCAAGTTCTCTCTTCGAGCCACCACCTACACCAACCCTGGCTTCGCCACCGAGGACCCTGCCAGTAACTACTGAAGATATTCCCAAGTTCAGCTTCGGCTCATCCAGTACGACAAACAAGCTTGTTTTCTCCTTCGGCTCCACAAGCGCCTCTCTTGGTGCAGATGGATCAGTCCCAACCTTAAAATTGGGGTCCGATAAAAAGCGAGAGCTGTGTTTCGACATAGCTGGCAAAGATGCggtttgtttttga
- the LOC120669694 gene encoding nuclear pore complex protein NUP62-like isoform X1: protein MMDSRRWQSPAAAAAAAEAAEEYTGGAGGPSRRPPRRGMHRASPYGGGPRRWLPSLPVASRIFPTVPRSGAPADNNQEVHRESLDAIRERQSTEPNTNAAVVGPAMHMSNKSNLLLEGDRNPSHGNALADIENIINQRHFTRDETEHLIEIMRSRTPDLSFEEQRAPGSTAKGFETTPFSTPAKLIDPQSSWGTDVLPSSNVLTVGCSPIEIAKAYMEAQTSASVHESQKRKFRALSHGVETENSTSKLFPKVATDSSVRWPGSVVRDYPNYLTPQSNKGRTLPQPLSHTPYSGSVFQRSIKNSRHGDTYNNSSGQSQLSTPFSVGSKTILEDKLASTSGSMVQSPRGQIDVFGSTTSFFPREGSAAKKNIAFNLQEPDGKGTIESRAASRRALAVDNISRDASVSVHPKSSETAFKILQHLDRTIPSPTLKPLELRQTLAKRNASSVATNRQIKGPDFSIGNGRPSVINESGNLETADAKKVPPSSPSVEESSQKIQSIGANFEVREARTSQQPLVSDLTSTSTAEGSDKSTTKGFTFAFPVPKAPSSLFEPPPTPTLASPPRTLPVTTEDIPKFSFGSSSTTNKLVFSFGSTSASLGADGSVPTLKLGSDKKRELCFDIAGKDAVCF from the exons ATGATGGATTCGCGCCGTTGGCAGtctccggctgctgctgcggcggccgccgaggccgcggagGAGTATACTGGCGGCGCCGGGGGCCCGTcgaggcggccgccgcgccgcgggatGCACCGCGCGTCGCCCTACGGGGGTGGGCCCCGCCGGTGGCTCCCCAGCCTCCCCGTGGCTTCGAGGATCTTCCCCACCGTGCCTCGCTCCGGCGCGCCCGCTG ACAATAATCAAGAGGTTCATCGTGAATCACTGGATGCAATTCGTGAA AGACAATCCACAGAACCAAACACCAATGCTGCAGTTGTTGGGCCAGCGATGCATATGAGCAATAAATCCAATCTACTTCTGGAAGGTGACAGAAATCCAAGTCATGGCAATGCTCTTGCTGACATTGAAAATATAATCAACCAGAGACATTTTACTAG AGATGAGACAGAGCATCTAATAGAGATCATGCGGTCAAGGACCCCTGATCTTAGTTTCGAAGAGCAGAGAGCTCCAGGATCTACAGCAAAGGGTTTTGAAACCACTCCATTTTCAACACCCGCAAAATTGATTGATCCTCAGTCATCTTGGGGTACTGATGTCCTTCCATCATCAAAT GTGCTTACTGTTGGTTGTTCACCAATTGAAATTGCAAAAGCCTATATGGAAGCACAGACCTCAGCCTCTGTACATGAGTCTCAGAAGCGGAAATTCAGAGCTTTGAGTCATGGAGTTGAGACTGAAAATTCCACATCAAAACTTTTCCCTAAAGTAGCTACTGATTCTTCAGTACGCTGGCCTGGTTCAGTTGTCCGTGATTATCCCAATTATCTTACACCGCAAAGCAATAAAGGAAGGACTCTGCCTCAGCCTCTCTCTCACACGCCTTATAGTGGCTCTGTATTTCAGAGATCTATTAAG AACAGTAGGCATGGTGACACCTACAATAACTCTTCTGGACAGTCACAACTTTCAACTCCTTTTTCTGTTGGAAGTAAG ACAATACTAGAGGATAAACTGGCATCAACAAGTGGCAGTATGGTGCAATCACCCAGAGGACAGATTGATGTTTTCGGGTCTACTACTTCCTTCTTTCCAAGAGAAGGTTCTGCTGCTAAAAAGAATATTGCATTCAACCTGCAAGAGCCTGATGGCAAAGGCACCATAGAAAGCAGAGCAGCTTCTCGGCGTGCATTGGCTGTAGATAACATCTCCAGAGATGCTTCGGTATCTGTTCATCCAAAGTCAAGCGAAACAGCTTTCAAAATACTTCAGCATCTTGACAGAACTATTCCTTCCCCTACATTAAAGCCATTAGAGCTAAGACAGACTTTAGCAAAGAGAAATGCTTCTTCTGTTGCCACCAATAGACAGATTAAAGGTCCTGATTTCAGTATTGGTAATGGTAGACCGAGTGTCATTAACGAGAGTGGTAATTTGGAGACTGCAGATGCAAAGAAG GTACCTCCAAGCAGCCCCAGTGTGGAAGAGTCAAGTCAAAAAATTCAGAGCATTGGCGCTAACTTTGAGGTTCGTGAAGCACGCACTTCTCAGCAACCTTTGGTATCGGACTTGACATCCACCTCAACTGCTGAGGGCTCGGATAAAAGTACTACCAAAGGTTTCACCTTCGCATTCCCTGTTCCTAAAGCCCCAAGTTCTCTCTTCGAGCCACCACCTACACCAACCCTGGCTTCGCCACCGAGGACCCTGCCAGTAACTACTGAAGATATTCCCAAGTTCAGCTTCGGCTCATCCAGTACGACAAACAAGCTTGTTTTCTCCTTCGGCTCCACAAGCGCCTCTCTTGGTGCAGATGGATCAGTCCCAACCTTAAAATTGGGGTCCGATAAAAAGCGAGAGCTGTGTTTCGACATAGCTGGCAAAGATGCggtttgtttttga
- the LOC120669694 gene encoding nuclear pore complex protein NUP62-like isoform X3, producing MHMSNKSNLLLEGDRNPSHGNALADIENIINQRHFTRDETEHLIEIMRSRTPDLSFEEQRAPGSTAKGFETTPFSTPAKLIDPQSSWGTDVLPSSNVLTVGCSPIEIAKAYMEAQTSASVHESQKRKFRALSHGVETENSTSKLFPKVATDSSVRWPGSVVRDYPNYLTPQSNKGRTLPQPLSHTPYSGSVFQRSIKNSRHGDTYNNSSGQSQLSTPFSVGSKTILEDKLASTSGSMVQSPRGQIDVFGSTTSFFPREGSAAKKNIAFNLQEPDGKGTIESRAASRRALAVDNISRDASVSVHPKSSETAFKILQHLDRTIPSPTLKPLELRQTLAKRNASSVATNRQIKGPDFSIGNGRPSVINESGNLETADAKKVPPSSPSVEESSQKIQSIGANFEVREARTSQQPLVSDLTSTSTAEGSDKSTTKGFTFAFPVPKAPSSLFEPPPTPTLASPPRTLPVTTEDIPKFSFGSSSTTNKLVFSFGSTSASLGADGSVPTLKLGSDKKRELCFDIAGKDAVCF from the exons ATGCATATGAGCAATAAATCCAATCTACTTCTGGAAGGTGACAGAAATCCAAGTCATGGCAATGCTCTTGCTGACATTGAAAATATAATCAACCAGAGACATTTTACTAG AGATGAGACAGAGCATCTAATAGAGATCATGCGGTCAAGGACCCCTGATCTTAGTTTCGAAGAGCAGAGAGCTCCAGGATCTACAGCAAAGGGTTTTGAAACCACTCCATTTTCAACACCCGCAAAATTGATTGATCCTCAGTCATCTTGGGGTACTGATGTCCTTCCATCATCAAAT GTGCTTACTGTTGGTTGTTCACCAATTGAAATTGCAAAAGCCTATATGGAAGCACAGACCTCAGCCTCTGTACATGAGTCTCAGAAGCGGAAATTCAGAGCTTTGAGTCATGGAGTTGAGACTGAAAATTCCACATCAAAACTTTTCCCTAAAGTAGCTACTGATTCTTCAGTACGCTGGCCTGGTTCAGTTGTCCGTGATTATCCCAATTATCTTACACCGCAAAGCAATAAAGGAAGGACTCTGCCTCAGCCTCTCTCTCACACGCCTTATAGTGGCTCTGTATTTCAGAGATCTATTAAG AACAGTAGGCATGGTGACACCTACAATAACTCTTCTGGACAGTCACAACTTTCAACTCCTTTTTCTGTTGGAAGTAAG ACAATACTAGAGGATAAACTGGCATCAACAAGTGGCAGTATGGTGCAATCACCCAGAGGACAGATTGATGTTTTCGGGTCTACTACTTCCTTCTTTCCAAGAGAAGGTTCTGCTGCTAAAAAGAATATTGCATTCAACCTGCAAGAGCCTGATGGCAAAGGCACCATAGAAAGCAGAGCAGCTTCTCGGCGTGCATTGGCTGTAGATAACATCTCCAGAGATGCTTCGGTATCTGTTCATCCAAAGTCAAGCGAAACAGCTTTCAAAATACTTCAGCATCTTGACAGAACTATTCCTTCCCCTACATTAAAGCCATTAGAGCTAAGACAGACTTTAGCAAAGAGAAATGCTTCTTCTGTTGCCACCAATAGACAGATTAAAGGTCCTGATTTCAGTATTGGTAATGGTAGACCGAGTGTCATTAACGAGAGTGGTAATTTGGAGACTGCAGATGCAAAGAAG GTACCTCCAAGCAGCCCCAGTGTGGAAGAGTCAAGTCAAAAAATTCAGAGCATTGGCGCTAACTTTGAGGTTCGTGAAGCACGCACTTCTCAGCAACCTTTGGTATCGGACTTGACATCCACCTCAACTGCTGAGGGCTCGGATAAAAGTACTACCAAAGGTTTCACCTTCGCATTCCCTGTTCCTAAAGCCCCAAGTTCTCTCTTCGAGCCACCACCTACACCAACCCTGGCTTCGCCACCGAGGACCCTGCCAGTAACTACTGAAGATATTCCCAAGTTCAGCTTCGGCTCATCCAGTACGACAAACAAGCTTGTTTTCTCCTTCGGCTCCACAAGCGCCTCTCTTGGTGCAGATGGATCAGTCCCAACCTTAAAATTGGGGTCCGATAAAAAGCGAGAGCTGTGTTTCGACATAGCTGGCAAAGATGCggtttgtttttga